The Salinibaculum sp. SYNS191 genome has a window encoding:
- a CDS encoding DUF7437 domain-containing protein: protein MGTSPVSADGADAGPEEAYSGLLAYAELLTNPELARLYAEILQRGPVTVETLKEELDVPHSTAYKYVGRLEEMGVLDRDDDTTPATVTVEPVRLVLETGEGEIAATPVFIIAIGEQTDNDDIAVFVDRHGVAKLGAALHYTFRVRAGELTQRTAASRLDVHPVEAMTVFDALLEVIESAVEYDPYLSEK from the coding sequence ATGGGAACCTCGCCGGTTTCAGCCGACGGTGCCGACGCCGGGCCGGAAGAGGCATACTCGGGCCTGCTCGCGTACGCGGAGTTACTCACCAATCCGGAACTCGCTCGCCTGTACGCAGAAATCTTGCAACGCGGGCCTGTGACCGTCGAGACACTCAAAGAAGAACTGGACGTCCCACACTCGACTGCGTACAAATACGTGGGTCGGTTAGAGGAGATGGGAGTCCTCGACCGGGACGACGATACCACCCCCGCAACGGTGACGGTCGAGCCGGTGCGCCTCGTGCTGGAAACCGGCGAGGGCGAAATTGCCGCGACGCCGGTTTTCATCATCGCCATCGGAGAGCAAACTGACAACGACGATATCGCGGTGTTCGTCGACCGCCACGGCGTCGCGAAACTCGGTGCTGCACTTCACTACACGTTCCGGGTGCGAGCAGGCGAACTGACACAGCGAACTGCCGCATCTCGCCTCGACGTTCACCCCGTCGAGGCGATGACCGTCTTCGACGCGCTTCTGGAGGTCATCGAGAGCGCTGTAGAGTACGACCCGTATCTGTCCGAGAAGTAG